In one window of Pseudomonadota bacterium DNA:
- a CDS encoding HTH domain-containing protein, with product MSVRLRHEAIVRTLRRNGSSTVDALAEEVGASRRTVLRDLSALRDEGYIIHSDVG from the coding sequence GTGAGTGTAAGGCTTCGGCATGAGGCCATCGTGCGCACGCTACGCCGAAACGGCAGCTCCACGGTCGATGCCCTGGCTGAAGAGGTCGGCGCGTCGCGCAGAACCGTTTTGCGCGACCTGAGTGCCCTGCGTGATGAAGGGTACATCATCCATTCCGATGTCGG